Genomic DNA from Brassica rapa cultivar Chiifu-401-42 chromosome A04, CAAS_Brap_v3.01, whole genome shotgun sequence:
GACAAAATAGTATTTTAGTTTTCTATCTATCACAGTGTTACTTGATCAATGGATCACGTGCCTGCCATGTGTCCACGAGGGCTATCATATGGCGCTGTCTGctgctttttttcttttgctttcatCATTGCAACTCGTAAGAAGAGAAGCTGAAACCAGTTCTTCCTTCGTTAACTGTTTTCAGCTCCAGCTTCTGAAACGGACTGGTCAAAAAAACCAAACATAGCAGCAAGATTAATCAACATTTGTATACCAAGCCAACAACAACAGATAATTATGGTTTGTGTCATGAGGAAGATATTGGACTAACCTGCTGTTAGGATCATAGTAGAAGCCGCTGATGGATCCGTCACTGCAGGAGAAGCATACGTAGTAAAATCCAGCTATCGTTAGTCCACAATCTGTGCCAACGTTTACAAAGTATTGCTCTTTCCATCTCTGCATCACCATATATAAACCTCAGAGAAATGGATGACCAGAATCAATATGAAACTGAAAGTGTTTTACCATAAATATGTAAGGGTAATTGCTAAGATCCAATTGCCTCCCACCGTCAGATTCAACTTGTCCCTGCAGGATTAGTTCAGAGCGTGACTCATGAGATGTTAATGACACTACAATCAAGTGAGTAGAGCATTATACCTGAAGAGGTGCAAAAGATGGGAACTTTGACCAATGTCTCATATCATCTTCCCTCCTGTGACAAATGATTGTAAGAATGTGTGCACAATGAGAAATCATGAGCTTCATCTCTTTAAGAAAAAGGGTATGGAACATACGTGGCTTCCCATTTTCCGGTGTAAAAAGTATAATTCTTTCCATCAACAATCTCCCCTTCCCAGAATGTTATGACCTGACACGCATAACACAGTCAAGCATTGTTTTCCCTAATTCAATTCCAAAGGGAAGCAACATGAGAGCAATAAACGAGTAAGAGGTGTAAGGGGATTACAGGTGTGTCTGCCATGGGAACGTTTAGAGCTTCCATAGTGCCACAAAGATAGCCATGCTCAAGGTCAACTCCCTGTATCTGGACGTTAACTCTCCAAGCTTCCTCCTTCTGTTGATTAGAGACATTTTGCGTACCAGAAAACGCCTGCAGTATAAAAACACGCAAGAATGCCACAACTCAAAAGCCCTCATCTTAACGCTCACTATGAATAAAACACTCTGTTGGAGCTAGTGATTGTTCTACAACttatgtttaatataatttcACTTGGATTCAGCATACAGTCCAACACAAGCCAATTAATGCAGACAAAGCTAACAAGTCATGTTCCCAAGATGTTTGGTGCCTATGAACAACGCTTGTGTCTAAACAATAACACATGCGATCTTTTATGCCTTGTGTCTTTCCCAAATAGCCTTCTTGTCTTGCAATTACACTAAGCATCTTAGCTAACTTTAATGAAAACGTGTTGCAATTCCTATTAGTACCACATTTGATCTGACAATATTTGTGTCTGAACAAAATGACACGACATCTTTTATCCTTTTTGGCATTCCTAAGTAGCCAAACAACAGTGAAAATCAGCACTCTCCTTCTTGTCTTGCAATAACGCTGCTCCCAAAAAATAAACATCTTAGCTAACTTTAATTGCAATTAGTACCACATTACAAACTGATTCTCAACCCGGGAGCCATTTCAATTCTACTAATTGAAAAACACCACATGACTTTTCAAGAACATAGTTTCTTTACTTGTATATATACTTATCCTCAGACTCTCTGCTTAATGATTGTGCATACATACACACAGATGCACAAGATTGCTACCAACCCATAACAATCCTACaaagaaagttataattttttaaacataagtTGAATCGTTTTTTACCTGGCCGGCGGCGAGAAGTGAGCTAGGCGGAAGTGGTGATCGATTCCCAGGATCATTTCCTAAAATGGCAACAATCCAATTAACTCTGAGAGACAGAATCTCAATCGGAAAACCCTAAATTCAAAACTAGGAAGAAGAAGGGAGAAACCTGAAACCTGGGGAGCCGCGTTGCTCTCGACAACTCTCACCGGCATTTTCTTCCCCctgtcgtcgtcgtcgtcgtcgtctgaTCGCGTCCGTACGTAATCGAGATCAATACAATGAAATGGGCTCGGAGCCCATTAAACACAAATCATATCCGGTTAAACCGGTTAATTTCGATTAACTAGGGGTGATGCCCTCTAAACCGAATTGTTAAGTGATTCCTTAAATGGGCTAGAGCCCAGTAGGCAGAGCTCGAGTCCAATAAACACGCATCATATCCGGTTAAACCGGTTAATCTTGCGAACCGATTAATTAGGGGTGATGCTCTCTAAACCGAATTGTAAAGAGATCCCTTAAATGGGCTTGAGCCCAATAGATAGAGCTCGAGTCCAATAAAAACACATCACATCCGGTTAGGTTTTCGAATAAAGTAATTAGACCGGTACATATTGCGAACCGATTAATTAAGGGTGGTACTCTCTAAACCGAATGGTAAACCCACTCTTTCCCAAaacccttcttcttctctctctcctcgcctaCTCTGCTCCGTCTCTAGTTTCTCTGAACTTTGTTGTTATCTTCTGCTTTAGAACCTGAGTTTCAATCCTCGCATCCTCTGATTGCGTGGGTTTTGTTTGAAATTTGATTTCTTTTTGGTTCCAAGTGTTAAAAATCGAATCTTTGCAGCTGACTTCTCGAATTGTCGTCTCTCCTTGTCAAGCAGCTTCTTCCACAGCTCCAAACCAGgttagtcttcttcttctccatttgCCCACTCGCATGAGCATTCTTCTTCTTACTTTACTTCGTACTGTTGAACGAAGCTGGATACAATGTTCAATATGCTGTGAAAGTGTGAATTTTAATTGTTTGGATTGGATGCTGATATTGCGTTGTGTTCTAGATGTTGCTTTTGAGACAGAGCTCAGCTGCTGTTCTTGTCTCTGGGAATCCAACTCCTGTCCTCTACACTTCTCGCTTTACTTCCAGAGTTGGGTGTATTCCAGTGAGCAAAACGTTCTCCTCCCAGAGTTTCACCATGGCAAATCTTCACAAGCGTCTTACTTCTTCACCTGAGAAGCTGAATCCTGTGTTGTCCTGTAGCTCTCACGAGGCTTCTCCTATAAGGTACCTATGTCTCTTGTAACACATCCTGTGTTTTAAAAGGCGATCGCCTTTTGCGCCAAGGCGCAAGGCGCACCGTGGCGATGGTCCCAGCGCCTCAGTCCTCTAAGGCGAGCCCTAGTTCCTCAAGGCGAGCCCTAGTTCCTCAAGGCGCTCGCCATGGTGCGCCATTGGCTTAAATATAAGCGCCTTGGTTCAAAGGCGCGCGTTTCCGTTAAAACACTACTTTGACGGAACCCTTAAAACATCTTGGAACTCTATCACTACTTTCTCGACCATTTAAATATCCTTAAAACATAATGCTTAGATCGTCAGAGTTTTAGGTTTTGTTGGATTTGATCAAttgaatttagtttttttttgtttcaagttctttgttttggtgtttatatatgtgtacatAGCTGACTATATTAGTGTGCATGACTAACTTGTTGCTGACTATATTAGTGTGTATAAATAAGACAGTTTGGTATAGCTGACTGTACTAGTGTTATATACGAGTCTACTCTATAACTATCCTCTGTATGTAACCATAGAAATAGTTACACGTCTGTAGCTAACACATACACTTCTAAGTTCTAACCTAAGAACATCTATCAATGCATATATAAGTTCTCTAAAGCTGTATATAACTAAACCACGTTTGAAAGCATTCTAACCATAAGGCGAGCGCCTTGTAGCGCCATGGCGCAAGGCGCATGGCTCCAACCTCCTCGCCTTAGAGCGCCATGCGCCATTTAAAACACAGAACACATCATAACAGTTGTTCTCAAGAAGAGTGGGGAAGgaactatttttttctaattttatttttattttctctttgaaAGTGAGAATAAAGAAGCTGACCATGTCCATGGAGTTTCTGAGATAATTGTGGGAGTATTGGGAGGTGGACAACTGGGTCGTATGCTATGCCAAGCTGCTTCTCAAATGGCTATCAAGGTTATGATTCTAGATCCGTCAAAGAACTGTTCAGCAAGTTCATTGTCCTACGGCCACATGGTTGATAGCTTTGACGACAGTGCTACAGTTGAAGCATTTGCTAAAAGGTCCGTTTCTTGAATTCGTTAGGTTCTCCATTCCCATTGGTAGTTACAAaactgaagttttttttttgtttattgtcttAGTTAGATGTGGAGTCTTGACCGTTGAAATTGAACATGTTGACGTGGAAACGTTAGAGAAGCTTGAGAAACAAGGAGTAGATTGCCAACCAAAAGCCTCTACCATCAGAATAATACAGGTTTCTTAACTTCTCAAATCTTTTTCAATTAATTGAAGTTTGTCAAGCAATGTGATTTATATGAGGGGGTTTGATGTTGGCAGGATAAGTACATGCAGAAAGTTCATTTCTCTCAGCATGGCATCCCACTTCCAGAGTTTATGGAGGTTAGCCCCCCTTTGTTCATCCTTTGTATCATGAAGAGTTTATCAAACAGTTTAACCCCTAAACATTGACATGACAGATAAGCGATATTGAAGGAGCGGAAAGAGCAGGTGAACTTTTCGGATACCCTCTTATGATCAAGAGCAAGCGGTTAGCTTATGATGGACGCGGAAACGCAGTTGCCAATAGCCAAGATGGGCTTTCTTCTGCTGTAACGGGTACATCCTTACTACAGATTCTAGTAGAAACTCAACTAGTTTAGTCTGGTACAATgtaataattgatttttttctttttatccaGCTCTTGGAGGTTTTGGTCGTGGTTTGTACGTCGAGAAATGGGCACCGTTTGTCAAGGTACAATGAtgattacaaattttattttgctaTTGTAACTTATTTGTCTCTGAAGTTTATAATCATTTACATATAAAACTTTTAGGAGTTGGCTGTTATTGTGGCTAGAGGAAAAGATGGTTCCATGGTTTGTTATCCAGTTGTTGAAACTGTTCACAGGTAACTCTACACTCGACTATATGAAACGGTTCTTTACTTCTTTACTAATACACTTTGAAATGCACACTAGGGACAACATATGCCATATAGTCAAAGCACCAGCAGATGTGCCTTGGAAGATCAACAAACTTGCCACTGATGTTGCCCAAAAAGCTGTTGGTTCATTAGAAGGCGCTGGGGTTTTCGCAGTCGAGCTGTTCTTGACAGAGGATGGTCAGGTACTCTCATACATTTTAGCCTCTCTTCTACCTCTGTTCTTATAATTTGTTTAACTTATCAGTGTTTTTAGTCCTTTTCAGATCTTGCTAAACGAAGTTGCACCTAGACCACACAACAGTGGCCATCAAACGATCGAGGCATGTTATACTTCACAGTTTGAACAACACTTGCGGGCTGTGGTTGGTCTTCCACTAGGTGATCCGTCGATGAGAACTCCTGCCTCCCTTATGTACAATATTCTGGGCGAAGATGATGTAACGGATGtttcttttttactttattGTTTGAACTGTCTTGTTCTATCagtttaatttgttttcaatatatgtttCAGGGAGAAGCTGGTTTCAGATTGGCTCATCGGCTTATTGCGAGAGCTCTGAGTGTTCCAGGTGCATCTGTGCATTGGTATGACAAGCCAGGTTAGATTCATGTTCTCTTATGGTTCTCTCGTGATGTgttgtcagtttttttttagttctaTATGATAAATTATTGTTGTCAGAAATGAGAAAACAAAGGAAGATGGGACACATCACTCTCGTTGGGCAGTCTATGGGTGTTCTGGAAAGAAGGTTGCAGTGTATATTAAGTGGACAAAGCGATCAAGTACATGGTCAGTTTACGTTTAGCATAGTTTGGTATCTTAGTCCATTGGCTTTTTCTTGATCACTTATAACGTCATGATGTATCTGACTGAAGTTTTGTTGCATTTTGTTTCACACATTGCAGAGACACCTCGTGTGGGTATCATCATGGGTTCAGACTCGGATCTTCCTGTTATGAAGGATGCTGCAAAAATTCTTGACATGTTTGGTGTTACATATGAGGTAAAAAGAATTTAAACTTGGCATTAATCATTGCTTTAGCCTCTCGAATGGTTCCATTTATGAGAAATGAGTCATCATTGGTTTGGTTAACAGGTGAAGATAGTTTCAGCTCATCGCACACCAGAGATAATGTTTTCATATGCAACCTCAGCGCATAGTAGAGGCGTCCAAGTGATAATTGCAGGTGCTGGTGGTGCTGCTCACTTACCAGGTATGTCTTAAAACATGAACTCAGTCTTGTCCCTACAAAAATACTAAATTGTCTGAAAGAAGTGTTCCTTTTCTAGGTATGGTGGCTTCACTCACTCCTTTGCCTGTGATTGGTGTCCCTGTGCGTGCTACCCGTTTGGATGGAGTTGATTCACTTCTCTCCATCGTTCAGGTACGCACACATTGCTTCACGTTTCACTTAAGCTATTATTAGTTGCTTGCAGTTTTCAAATCTTTTTATCTTTTTGGTTACCAAAGATGCCTAGGGGTGTTCCTGTGGCGACAGTTGCAATAAACAACTCCACCAACGCAGCCTTGCTTGCTATCCGGATGCTGGGGATCTCTGATACTGATCTCGTCTCAaggttctttttattttctatccTTTGTTACATAAGAGTCAGATTGAACAAGAATTAAATAAGCTTGTGGGTTTCTTTTGATTGTTCAGGATGCGTCAGTACCAGGAAGACATGAGAGAAGAGAACATGGTTAAAGGAGAGAAACTTGAGCGACAAGGCTGGGAATCTTATTTGAACCAGTAAATAATATTACTGGTCAGAAGATCTTGTTGAGGGATCAGAGAGTTAGCATCGGTTCTTGAGTTGTTGTCATTGGTATTTGGTGGTTCCCTATTGAACCGGTTCTTGTTGTTGTCATTGGTATTTGGTGGTTCTTGAGCCGTCATAGGCCACATTCAACTGTAGATTCGATATTTTTATTACTAACACAAGTGACTTTAGCAATAAAAAACATCCATAACATCAttggtttttaaaataaaagaggtTTGAGTTCTAAAAGCTTGACGTATCAGTCAAGTAAAATGACAAATGCAATAAGTTGACAGAAGAAACTCTTTTTGATCTCAAAGAAATGGCAACACCAGAGGTTGGAAACCATGTCGAAGAGCAGCTTCCCAAGCTCTGTGAGGGTTAACCATTGGAACGTCAAGACCACATTCGTGTTCCTCCCATCCTTCAAGTGCATGCACTATGCCACTAACTCTCCACGCGCTCATCACTCTCCTCCCCAGCCAATTCTACATTTATACAAATATGTGTTATATATCATAATTAGTTACCTGGCTACCGAGCCGGGTCTCGGAGCTGAATATTTAGTTGTAATATAGTTTTACTAGAGTTAAAAGAATGTATATACCTCACAAGAATCGATGTTTTGGGCAGAGTCCGGGATGATCATAGCCGGAGTGGTATGGTAAAAGCAGTCTTTTCGAAGTTCAGTAGGAGGAAACTGAGAGAAAGGAAGAAAGTGAGTTCCTTCTTCTGCCATCTTCTGCTCTTCATTGCTTAGACTATCTCCTACCAACCATATCTAcatcatataaattttacacataTAGTTTATATGAAATAGTTCTTATTAGCGTTTAAAATGCTTGTTGTTATGTATTAATGCCATTTGAAATTCACACAAACCATTGGGGAGTGATTGGTTGTGAGGATCAGATTTTCCATACAATGCCCGCCAAGGAATTCGGCTAGCATGCAATGCTCTTCCTCACGTAAAACCATCACCTAATTATGGAAATATTTTTAAGGAATGATTAAAGTCAAATgtaaaaaatttatgaatatattGTGTGACACGAAAGCAAACTGCTAAATTGAGTTGGACTTACAGTAGGCCATGTGACATTGCTTACATGTAAAAAAATAAGCTATAAAAGGACTTGATTATAAAGATAATGGCATAACGTTTAGATAACACTTCTTTGACTTTATAGATACATGTTGCATGTTCAAGTTACAATATCATATTGTGCGTTCGGTCATATTCTTACACGCAATGTAACATTACGTAACCATTTATAACTATTGAAGActagaaaaaaatcatataaatttatatatgtaaatagtTACCTTGATGCCATTTTGGCAAAGAGACCTGACAATGGCACGAGCAACTTTTGTGATTTGGCCTCGAAATAGAACTTCTTTAATGCCAACAGGAATACTATGAATCACAACCTGAGCTGCAAGACTGCTTCCGTCTACAATCCTTATCTTTAGCTTAGGATGCTTCCGTACATACACTTCTCCATATCCATTTAATTCTTCTCCCTAATCATATTATAGTATTAATTAGTGTTTGCGAATTATGTCTAGAGTTTTTCTATCGTTAGAAatgcaaaacataaaaataaccaATTGATGCATATTGCATGCCTGGTTCAGTAGCCCCAAACTCATTACTCTCACACCATTCTTCTCCGCTTCAAGGATAGCCGTCTCAAtcattttgttgatagattctTTCTGCTTCTGCGACTTGTACTGTTGTTAACAAACATAACTAATTACAAACgtgaaattatttaatattttgtagaaAGAAGAGTAGAGGCAATTACATGAGACGAGAACTTGGGAAGGAGGTGGGAGTGAAGAGTGAGATCACGGAAGCGGTTTCTCTCGAAGGCAAAGCTTCTAAAAGAGAGGAAAGTTAGTATGAATGAGAGCATCAGAGTGAACGGTCTCATGAGTAATAGGTAACACCGAGAAGATAAGGGGTGCGAGGAGAGGGAAGCAAAGCCAAGTCGGAGATGGTAAATCGAGTCGAGTGATGTTAGATGTGTGAGATAAATTGCGTCAGGTTTCTCTTCATCTTGCTCCAACGATGTTTCATACAATGAGTCACTGCACTTGTCGTTGGTCCCATAGATGTAGTCGTACATTGGCATGAATAGAGAATAGTTCGTCCTGAATTGTGTGTGGTGGAGCGAGTGAAATCTGCAATCATAATATATGCTTCGtttcaatattattattattatttttttttgtaaaaaggctttcaaatttaaaaacaaaggAACATACATTGTATGGTTTTTCAACCATAAAGTTTAAGAAAATATGATGAGGCATGCCTCATAATCAACCAAGCAATAGCTAACAAAAGAGAGAACTTATGATACATAAGCTTAGTGAAACAAGAAAAAGATGGAAGTACTAAGAAGATGGACAGTAGTATCCGCGGCCTCGACGACCTTGTTTACCTCTTCCTCTAACCGTTTTTCATTCCAtatcttgaaatttttgaagTGGTTTTATTAACCTTCCACCTCGTGACATGGTGAGGTTTGCCGTAGCATCACTCATAAACCCATCTCCATCATCTTGCTCATTATAGTCAATTTGATTGGAAAAGGGACTGCCATGTTCAGGAGAATGTGAAGAGGCCAATGAATTGTCCTTTGGAACCAATTTGGTTTCGAAGACAATAACAGGTGATGGAATTGCTTCCATAATAATAGTTTCAGTTGGAGCAGACTGTGTGTCTGCTAATCGTTTCAATATTATTTCAATATGTATTCCTAATAGTGGATAACATATGTTTTGTGTTTAGTAACCAAAATTTCCAATGTCTTAATCCCAATTTATTTGTAAATTGTAAAAGTGAAAAACAATATGTTAAAAGGTGAAATAATACTGTAACACAAATGTAAATGTGTCTGAGGTAATGGTGAAATACTATTCTAGTGGGGTTTTAAGAGCACGTCCATCGACAGCTTCTAACTtgggggttttttttttttttcccaaattgttatattattaaaaacaggGCCAAGCCCACAGAACAAAAAAACCTAACACAAAAAGCCCAAAGGAAACATGGGTTACAAGATT
This window encodes:
- the LOC103865624 gene encoding phosphoribosylaminoimidazole carboxylase, chloroplastic isoform X2; amino-acid sequence: MVSPFQILLNEVAPRPHNSGHQTIEACYTSQFEQHLRAVVGLPLGDPSMRTPASLMYNILGEDDGEAGFRLAHRLIARALSVPGASVHWYDKPEMRKQRKMGHITLVGQSMGVLERRLQCILSGQSDQVHETPRVGIIMGSDSDLPVMKDAAKILDMFGVTYEVKIVSAHRTPEIMFSYATSAHSRGVQVIIAGAGGAAHLPGMVASLTPLPVIGVPVRATRLDGVDSLLSIVQMPRGVPVATVAINNSTNAALLAIRMLGISDTDLVSRMRQYQEDMREENMVKGEKLERQGWESYLNQ
- the LOC103865624 gene encoding phosphoribosylaminoimidazole carboxylase, chloroplastic isoform X1, which encodes MLLLRQSSAAVLVSGNPTPVLYTSRFTSRVGCIPVSKTFSSQSFTMANLHKRLTSSPEKLNPVLSCSSHEASPISENKEADHVHGVSEIIVGVLGGGQLGRMLCQAASQMAIKVMILDPSKNCSASSLSYGHMVDSFDDSATVEAFAKRCGVLTVEIEHVDVETLEKLEKQGVDCQPKASTIRIIQDKYMQKVHFSQHGIPLPEFMEISDIEGAERAGELFGYPLMIKSKRLAYDGRGNAVANSQDGLSSAVTALGGFGRGLYVEKWAPFVKELAVIVARGKDGSMVCYPVVETVHRDNICHIVKAPADVPWKINKLATDVAQKAVGSLEGAGVFAVELFLTEDGQILLNEVAPRPHNSGHQTIEACYTSQFEQHLRAVVGLPLGDPSMRTPASLMYNILGEDDGEAGFRLAHRLIARALSVPGASVHWYDKPEMRKQRKMGHITLVGQSMGVLERRLQCILSGQSDQVHETPRVGIIMGSDSDLPVMKDAAKILDMFGVTYEVKIVSAHRTPEIMFSYATSAHSRGVQVIIAGAGGAAHLPGMVASLTPLPVIGVPVRATRLDGVDSLLSIVQMPRGVPVATVAINNSTNAALLAIRMLGISDTDLVSRMRQYQEDMREENMVKGEKLERQGWESYLNQ
- the LOC103865622 gene encoding protein CER1-like 2 isoform X1; protein product: MASRPGLLTDWPWTPLGSFKYLVLVPLVIDSIYSYAAMRDHEKLLVMALMVWRIVHSQVWISFSRYRTAKGTKRIVNKSIEFDQVDRERTWDDQIIFNTLVAYLAKVYLIGTDTLPFWRLDGLVLVALLHAGPAEFIYYWFHRALHHHFLYSRYHSHHHSSIVTEPITSVVHPFAEHIAYSLILVMPLVTTFLCGTVSIISIALYITYIDFMNNLGHCNFELIPRFFFSIFPPLKFLCYTPSFHSLHHTQFRTNYSLFMPMYDYIYGTNDKCSDSLYETSLEQDEEKPDAIYLTHLTSLDSIYHLRLGFASLSSHPLSSRCYLLLMRPFTLMLSFILTFLSFRSFAFERNRFRDLTLHSHLLPKFSSHYKSQKQKESINKMIETAILEAEKNGVRVMSLGLLNQGEELNGYGEVYVRKHPKLKIRIVDGSSLAAQVVIHSIPVGIKEVLFRGQITKVARAIVRSLCQNGIKVMVLREEEHCMLAEFLGGHCMENLILTTNHSPMIWLVGDSLSNEEQKMAEEGTHFLPFSQFPPTELRKDCFYHTTPAMIIPDSAQNIDSCENWLGRRVMSAWRVSGIVHALEGWEEHECGLDVPMVNPHRAWEAALRHGFQPLVLPFL
- the LOC103865622 gene encoding protein CER1-like 2 isoform X2, with product MASRPGLLTDWPWTPLGSFKYLVLVPLVIDSIYSYAAMRDHEKLLVMALMVWRIVHSQVWISFSRYRTAKGTKRIVNKSIEFDQVDRERTWDDQIIFNTLVAYLAKVYLIGTDTLPFWRLDGLVLVALLHAGPAEFIYYWFHRALHHHFLYSRYHSHHHSSIVTEPITSVVHPFAEHIAYSLILVMPLVTTFLCGTVSIISIALYITYIDFMNNLGHCNFELIPRFFFSIFPPLKFLCYTPSFHSLHHTQFRTNYSLFMPMYDYIYGTNDKCSDSLYETSLEQDEEKPDAIYLTHLTSLDSIYHLRLGFASLSSHPLSSRCYLLLMRPFTLMLSFILTFLSFRSFAFERNRFRDLTLHSHLLPKFSSHYKSQKQKESINKMIETAILEAEKNGVRVMSLGLLNQGEELNGYGEVYVRKHPKLKIRIVDGSSLAAQVVIHSIPVGIKEVLFRGQITKVARAIVRSLCQNGIKIWLVGDSLSNEEQKMAEEGTHFLPFSQFPPTELRKDCFYHTTPAMIIPDSAQNIDSCENWLGRRVMSAWRVSGIVHALEGWEEHECGLDVPMVNPHRAWEAALRHGFQPLVLPFL
- the LOC103865621 gene encoding glucose-induced degradation protein 4 homolog translates to MPVRVVESNAAPQVSGNDPGNRSPLPPSSLLAAGQAFSGTQNVSNQQKEEAWRVNVQIQGVDLEHGYLCGTMEALNVPMADTPVITFWEGEIVDGKNYTFYTGKWEATREDDMRHWSKFPSFAPLQGQVESDGGRQLDLSNYPYIFMRWKEQYFVNVGTDCGLTIAGFYYVCFSCSDGSISGFYYDPNSSPFQKLELKTVNEGRTGFSFSSYELQ